The following coding sequences lie in one Aquipuribacter hungaricus genomic window:
- a CDS encoding sensor domain-containing diguanylate cyclase — MSERSWVDQVSEAARVAALHGYGVLDVPADDELAAIVRVAAAVAGVPTATLNLIDAERQCQLTTVGFEGADSPRSDAMCDVAVAEQRAQHVPDASRDPRFADNPWVTGVLAHVRFYASVPLTTPEGHVLGTLCVFDEVEHRLSPVQMERLADCAAVVLALFERQRLARRERDVADEAQEQRDLVQLVHTQLEERHELLVTVLQTAGVGIVAADADGRLTLFNELARGWHGMDADPDVAPEDLAGTYRLFGADGSTPLREDEIPLLRALREGDVTDAEIVIAAEGQEPVAVLCTGRRLVAADGRSLGAVVVMHDVTVRRLQEAELRSSEERFRSTFEQAPTPVAVTSADGVFVDVNPAFCAWLGWSRAELVGRRAVELAHPDDLDARHAVIGAVLAGVQPSARLERRYLHRRGDWLWGRMSVGAVRDAQGGRQVITQVEDITEQRAVQRRLTDLALHDHLTGLPNRALLQDRLRHAMAVADRDGSVHALLFCDLDGFKQVNDTHGHAVGDEVLVEVAARLGDVVRPSDTAARLGGDEFVVLCESLASWLQVDGIVERLREAVERPVLTSAGELQVGVSIGVARPCGDVARSLADADRQMYEAKQRRRARPTVPGQRGVALGQP; from the coding sequence ATGAGCGAGCGCTCCTGGGTGGACCAGGTCTCCGAGGCGGCCCGCGTCGCGGCGCTGCACGGCTACGGCGTGCTCGACGTGCCCGCCGACGACGAGCTCGCCGCCATCGTCCGCGTGGCCGCCGCCGTCGCCGGGGTGCCCACCGCGACGCTCAACCTCATCGACGCCGAGCGGCAGTGCCAGCTGACGACCGTGGGGTTCGAGGGCGCCGACTCGCCCCGCAGCGACGCCATGTGCGACGTCGCGGTCGCCGAGCAGCGCGCCCAGCACGTCCCCGACGCCTCGCGCGACCCCCGCTTCGCCGACAACCCGTGGGTGACCGGCGTGCTCGCCCACGTCCGCTTCTACGCCTCCGTGCCCCTGACCACGCCCGAGGGCCACGTGCTCGGCACGCTGTGCGTGTTCGACGAGGTCGAGCACCGGCTGAGCCCGGTGCAGATGGAGCGGCTCGCCGACTGCGCCGCCGTCGTCCTCGCGCTGTTCGAGCGGCAGCGGCTGGCCCGGCGCGAGCGCGACGTCGCCGACGAGGCGCAGGAGCAGCGCGACCTCGTGCAGCTGGTGCACACGCAGCTGGAGGAGCGCCACGAGCTGCTCGTCACCGTGCTCCAGACCGCGGGCGTCGGCATCGTCGCCGCGGACGCCGACGGCAGGCTCACGCTGTTCAACGAGCTGGCCCGCGGCTGGCACGGCATGGACGCCGACCCCGACGTCGCCCCCGAGGACCTCGCCGGCACCTACCGGCTGTTCGGCGCCGACGGCAGCACCCCGCTGCGCGAGGACGAGATACCGCTGCTGCGCGCCCTGCGCGAGGGGGACGTCACCGACGCCGAGATCGTCATCGCCGCGGAGGGCCAGGAGCCCGTGGCCGTGCTGTGCACCGGGCGCCGGCTCGTCGCCGCCGACGGGCGGTCGCTGGGCGCCGTCGTCGTCATGCACGACGTCACCGTCCGCCGCCTGCAGGAGGCGGAGCTGCGCAGCAGCGAGGAGCGGTTCCGCAGCACCTTCGAGCAGGCACCCACCCCGGTCGCCGTGACGTCCGCCGACGGCGTCTTCGTCGACGTCAACCCGGCGTTCTGCGCATGGCTCGGCTGGTCGCGCGCCGAGCTGGTCGGACGCCGTGCCGTCGAGCTCGCCCACCCCGACGACCTCGACGCCCGGCACGCGGTCATCGGCGCGGTCCTGGCCGGGGTGCAGCCGTCGGCCCGCCTCGAGCGCCGGTACCTGCACCGGCGCGGGGACTGGCTCTGGGGCCGGATGAGCGTCGGCGCCGTCCGCGACGCCCAGGGCGGCCGCCAGGTCATCACCCAGGTCGAGGACATCACCGAGCAGCGCGCCGTGCAGCGACGCCTCACCGACCTCGCCCTCCACGACCACCTCACGGGGCTCCCCAACCGGGCCCTGCTGCAGGACCGGCTGCGCCACGCCATGGCGGTGGCCGACCGCGACGGCTCGGTGCACGCGCTGCTGTTCTGCGACCTGGACGGGTTCAAGCAGGTCAACGACACCCACGGTCACGCGGTCGGCGACGAGGTCCTCGTCGAGGTGGCAGCCCGGCTGGGCGACGTCGTGCGACCCAGCGACACCGCGGCCCGGCTCGGCGGCGACGAGTTCGTCGTCCTCTGCGAGTCGCTGGCGTCGTGGCTGCAGGTCGACGGCATCGTCGAGCGGCTGCGGGAGGCCGTGGAGCGGCCGGTCCTCACCAGCGCCGGCGAGCTGCAGGTCGGGGTCAGCATCGGGGTCGCGCGCCCGTGCGGCGACGT